GCTTAGGCTCAGATTCTTCGACCTTATTTAGAGTTGATTCAGGCAAGAATTTAGCTGACGGGCTGTGGGGACTCATGAACGTTAGTTGGGCGTCCGCCTGCTGACAAGCTACCATCGTTTTAACGTGTTCCATCTCGTCATCCCGAATAGCGACGAAAACATCGTAAAGATTATCAATTTTGGGACGACGTTCTTCTGGGGGATGAGAAGTTTGGAATTCGTCAAACATATAAAGGTCGCCTTCGCGGTAGTAATTTATGGCAACCTGCGGTGCAGGTTCGGCTTTAAGTTGCTCCTCATATTCTTTGACGAACTTATCGTAAGTTTGGTAGGCGTGTTCTTCCACTAGCTGGGTAAAGTTATAAGCTGCGCGAGGAGAAATCATGAACACAACAACGAGAATCCAGTAGTAGAAAAAGGCTCCCGTGCGAGCAACAAAGCGGTCAATCCAGTATTTATTTCCGCCAAGCGACTCAATAATCAGCAAGTGATGCAATTCGTTCCAAGATTCTGCAAAGTGAACTTTGATCCAGTCAGCTTTGCGCCACCAACCCATGCTTTCATAAAGGTGAAGCACTGAAGTGTAGGCAAAGTAGGGAACGCGAGCAACTGTTTCCAAAACGAAAAATCGCGGATATAAACGGTTGCGGTAAAGTTTGTTGAGAACAAATTCTAAGAAATTGACTAGGAGTCGAATCATTTATTGTACTCCTTGTACATGAATACAGATGTGGGAATAAGGTGTGAAATGGAAGTGCGATCCGAATAGTAGTAGTGTTATAATGAAGAGGAGTATAAAATGGGAAATTTCACTACAATTTCAGAGAGCTTCCGGAGATTTATTCTTAACCCACATTTAGATTGTAACAAAATATTTACAGGGCGTGGTTAACGAATCTAACAGTTAACAAAGTGGCGAATGGGTTTGTGCCAGCGAACTGTGCGTCTGCTGGCGGTCATCTTGCCAAAGCGCTCGGTCTAAGCTGGATTCAGGTGATTAACTTTCGTTTAGGTTGATATGAAAAGTGAGAACGATCGCAACCCGGTGCTGTTAGTTCACGGTATTAACGATACCGGCGCAGTTTTTCATAGAATGGCTCCCTACCTGCTTCAGCAGGGTCGGTCTGTGTACGATCTCGATCTCATACCGAATAACGGTGCCAAACACCTAGATTATTTGGCACAACAAGTTGCAGATTTTGTCGCCAACACTTTCCCGCCAGGACAAGCTTTGGATTTAGTTGGTTTCAGTATGGGAGGAATTGTCAGCCGC
The sequence above is a segment of the Aerosakkonema funiforme FACHB-1375 genome. Coding sequences within it:
- a CDS encoding alternative oxidase, yielding MIRLLVNFLEFVLNKLYRNRLYPRFFVLETVARVPYFAYTSVLHLYESMGWWRKADWIKVHFAESWNELHHLLIIESLGGNKYWIDRFVARTGAFFYYWILVVVFMISPRAAYNFTQLVEEHAYQTYDKFVKEYEEQLKAEPAPQVAINYYREGDLYMFDEFQTSHPPEERRPKIDNLYDVFVAIRDDEMEHVKTMVACQQADAQLTFMSPHSPSAKFLPESTLNKVEESEPKLAKEAAEKEPATLF